Part of the Toxotes jaculatrix isolate fToxJac2 chromosome 1, fToxJac2.pri, whole genome shotgun sequence genome, AGTAAAACTGATTTCATAACATTCACCAAGAGATaagaagcagaaacaaacacattagtCATCTGAcatggaaaacatgaaacagagacaaagaggctTAATGTGAGTGATGTTCTTCCCTCCAACATGTGAACACGTGTATAGAATCCtaactcttctctctctctcctctgcagctgatgaaaagCAGGACGAGGTCAAAGGCCGAACACGTCACTGCATCTGAAGCCAGGAGCCATTAAACAGGTACATATGGTACGATGCTTTCTGTTGCTACAATCGCTCTTCACTTCCCTTTGGTTCTGTCAAATCCACAGATTTCACTGTTATTAACTTCTGTCCCATGAgagttcatgttttcatccatctgtttttttggttttctttctaTCTATTCACTTCTTAGGCTGCATATTTCTACTGGGTGTGACCAGTTAGACAGAGATTATGAATTATTTGAATAATTTAGACACAATTATCCAGTAAttcacaagtaaaaaaaaaaacaaaatacctCACTGTGTAATTACAGCCAATTGTCAGGTGTTTGTTAGGTGATGTGTTATCCTGCAAAATGACCCTAAGGTTGAAGAAATTCTTGAacagtttctttaaaaacaggatTTATCACAGGTCTGTTGTACTGGACTGAACTGTGTGTAGTGTATATGACATTTACACCCACCTGTATTTGGGTGGTGTAACAGCAGCGTGATGAATTTAAGTGAACTCATGTCACGTGTCTGACTGAACTACTTTAAAGGACAAACCTGGTAATACTCATAGTAGGAATAGTCTCAGTAatttcactgtagtttttaacagAAGTCGCtcacacaggaggaaacagtccatttgttggggactattttcagcagcggattaatccacatttggtgctgtagtgagtatttggagcggcagtgtgtgtgtgtgtgtgcgtgtgtgtgtgtgagtgtgtttatcagtgtgAATTTTGATGCAGCTCTGACTCTTTGCTGTGGTTTTTTTCTCTGATGCCACTGTGGCTCTTTATTTATCGTGGCACGCAGATATTAAACTTGGTCTGGTTTAGATCGTCAGAGGGATCAAACAGAATTCAAAGCGATGTGTCTCACTGAAAACAGAGTAATGATTGTGCATCCCCACAGGGGTCAGGCTGCGAGACCTGATCGAATTAAGTccaattaaaacaaatttatttacaCTGTCAGATGTCTTTGATGTTTCTGGAGCTCCGTCGACTTCAGTAGAAACTTATCCGTTTATCTTGTTCCCAGTGAGTGTTTATTTATGCAGCATGACTGATGACTGAGTCTGGACAGTATCAGTTCATTTGTCCCGTCTCCGTGTGTGAGCTGCATCGATTGAACCACCTGGTGAAGCATGCAGCACACGCAGGCGCATGTGGTCATGCCCACATActtatgtgcacacacatgaaaGTGTTGTGGTGGCAGATGGTGAGCTTGACTGTTCAGTCCTCAGGCCTCATTAGATTTAAAGGATTATTTCACTGTAACTTACTGACACATCTTCTGTTGTGATAACGGTCGAAAATGATGGATTGTGCTGATGCAGCTCTCAGAtctcagagaaaaacatgtgGAGCCATTACATCAGTGGAAGATTTGAACTTCTTagaaaaaattaattaatcaaagAGGCATTATCCTTTAAAGCAGCCTCAGTCTGACCAACAGAGAGCGTTTCCCTCCGAGAACGGGGTGACggcatcttcctcttcctcgtGTCAACTTTTATAACGGCTCCAAACCAACGGGCTGGAAAAGCAGAACCCACGGCTCTGACTAAAACATGACACGGCTGCCAATACTGAGTCTAGTAGCATTTTAGGTATCTGTTAAATAATTCAGTCCTATTTTAGGGTGCAACTTGCCCTTGTGTGCAGAGTCAGCACACCACATTACATCATCTTCACCTCAGTTCAActgtgaggacaaaaaaaaaatcagagaacTTCATGTTCACCACACCAGTAATTGATGGAGTAGATCTCAGACACACGACTGGTTTCTGCTTATCAGGAATTTATTTCATTGGTGGCAGAAAAACCTCCTACAGCTGCCATCAGAAACTCGCGTACGTTAAACTGGACTAATAAACCACTTTAAAGGTGCTTTCAGGCAGTAAGTGGTTGCTGCCACCTCCATTTGCTCTCCGTGTGCCCATGGCAACCACAGAAACTACACAGAGCAgggctttcttttctttctcccttttcttttttctctcgcTAACTTTTCGTCTTGTCTCGTCTTCCTCCagtgttaatgtttgtgtttcgGTGGAGCGGCAAGTCGCAATGATTTCGTGGTCGAGCAGCTAAATCGCTGAGCATCAGTGGAGCGAGGTTGGAGAGACTCAGACCCATTCTACCCAATGATTACATACGTGGCGGTAAAGTGCCAAATGTTGCCTAATCTGCCATAAATCTGAAAAACTTACTGCAGCACTTCCTGACTTTGTTTTATGCAAAAGAcatgataaaacacacagcatcagTCAAACCTCTGGACATGCCCTGTAGCTACCGTTAGCTGCTAATTGTTGTTctgtaaacaaacagagctCGGCCGTCAACggcagctcagctcagactatgttatttatatttattagtTCCGATGGAAAAGTTATCAGTGTCAAAGACATCGCTGAGTATGTCCAGGTCCTACAGCTCCACCTGTAGGTGGAGGAGTAGGTGAACAGTGACTGTGTTATGATATGAAACAGCAGTATGCGATCGCTGGGTGGTGCTCACTCATGAGGGCTTTAAATTGCTGCCATGGCGATAACGTCTGCTAATAAGAAGAGAAGTGAGACCAAATTGAGCCGAAGTGGTTGGAGAACCTCGCTGAAGTGGCTGATGAGTTGGCTAATTAAACTGAAACTGTGGGTGAACCCGTGAGAGCTTCTTCTCTTCATGCATCCCCACTTCTGTGCTTTTGCATCTGTTTAACATTCAGCACAGGAGAGTCAGTCAATATGGACGCTCCAAAGAGGCTcacacctcctccaccttcagggACGCCCCCCCCGTCTTTATGTATTCTTCATACACCTGCCTTTATTTGGTATGCATCTCAGGGCCTTTCCAAAATCAAAGTGTGTGAAAGAAGATAATTTGATATCTCCCCTGCCTGGCTCTATTTATGGTTATGAAGCATGGTGGCAGTCCCTCAAAGGGAGAAGCTGTCCATGTGAATGCTTTTCATAACAGGTAGCTTTCAgcaaggacagagggagaagggagTGGTAATAATTACCTCTCAGAAAACACTCCCCCGAGGCTCGCTTTGTCCAACATTTCTCTCCTTCCCCCGATTTCTCATCTGCCTTCATTCACTTACTCCAGAACGAAATGAAAGGAAGTCAAAATTGGCTCAAGTAACTTGTAAACATACTAAAGAAGAAATGATTCGGTGCAGTCAGTAGCATTTCATGTTAAAAGAACTGAATTCGCAGAGGTTCGGGAATGTTTGTCCCATACGATGATTCAAAAACACTCCAGCATTCTTTCATCCTTTGGTCTTCAGGcttgagttttggttttctgATGCAGAAAATCAAACCTCATTctctcagtctcagctgtcGGGCTGAGATATTTTCAATCTGCGTGGTTTTCGTGACCACATCATTGGCTTATAGATCTATTCCAGTAAACACAGTGCTACCTTCATGTCAAGCAGACACAAATCAGCATTAGCTTGAAGTCATGCTCATCTCCACATGATCAGTCTAGATTCAAGAGATACTGAAACCACTGataggaaacacaaacagtaccAGTATCACTCCTCTGAAATAACAGAATTTAGCCTTATGTCATTTTACAGCCGTCTGCATTATGCATAACCAGTCAACACCATCCGCTCTTCAGAATACAGACACAgaatatttttgatatttacCCATATTCTACCAAAGAGGCCACAGAACTGTCCCTGTCCACACTGCCCTCTCATTACTGATGGATGCAGAAAGATTAAATCCGCCGGGACTGTCCCACTGTCCCCGTTCATTGCtgcacagctctgctctgatgGATGAAGGCAATCAGGTCCACTAGTTCTCCAACACGCTTCTGTGTGCGCTGCACTTCCCTCCAGCCTCTGTGACACCGTGATTTATTGGGCTGGAGCGTCCTGTCACTGGCGGGTAATCGCTGCAGAGACGGTTACACAGACGAGCAGTGGAAAGCCTGGGCATTCACTCTGGGATCCTGTTTCATGGATGCAACATGCTGACTGTGCAGTCCCCGACACTGTGGGCCAGTGTTCGTATTATAGATGCTAATAAAGGTGTCAAACACACTGAGTGTCACTGTGGAAACAGAGCTGAAGCGAAACATCAATGTGGATATTTAAAGGAGTAGTTCACTGAATCGTCTCCAGATTGTCTCCGTCTGAGCTGAAACTCCACAGAAGTTTAACGTCTCTGAGCATTTTCCTAAAGTCAGCTGAATCAttgtttcactgaaaaataaaaactaaatgataACAACTTCATAAAGTGATAACATGTCACTGTTGTGTTCTCACTTTGTGCGCTGCCCCCATCTAATGCAGGTCCACAGCTCAGACTAACGGCCAGATATTTTGATCAGATTGATAAACCTGCTGCATTATCCGGCAGAGCCAGTGTGGACGGATCAAACCTGATCAGACCAGCACCTGAGAGATCTCCAGCGCAGGcccaacaggaaacagctgcaggGAGATGCAGGCTGCAGGGTTACTGAATCCAAGCGCAGCGATTCTCCGTGACtgcagaggggagagggaaTTATTTGTGGCCATTCTCTGTGTGCCTGCATGAAATTACCCAGCTGCCCCCAGACCTATTTTTGAAAGGAGCCACAGCTGCTACATGGGACCCGAGCAGCActctgttgtgctgtgtgtgcttttgtgtgtgacacACTCAAAATTTAAGGTACAGGAAGAGTAAGACCTCCCATTTTGTCAGCGGAAAAAAACCTTTTTCATCGATGTATTATAACAAGCCAGAAGAAAACCTTTTGATCCAACATTAAGGTACAAACGTATTTTTCATTGTTCGTGTTTTGCATCATTTCAGCCTGAACTAAAGGTGCAGTTACCAGGTGGCTCGgagtaaaacactgaaacaccacCACAGAAACCCACAGAGAGAATCCAGCAGCTGAGGAACATTTAGCATGTTTACTGGTGGGAAACCAGTGAGGGATCATGTTCCCAGCATTAGCATCCTCCTTCGACTGGTCTGTCAGCAGCTGCCCCCACCTAAAGTTACAGGGTAGGAGCAACAAGGACGACAAAACAAGGATCActggacaaaaagaaaatgtttgataTAATGAAAGCAGCTACAACGCTGCTCTTCTCTTTTATTAGAGTAGAAATTACAGttgcaaagaaaacagaaccaAACACAACGAGCTGTTATTTCAAAGAAAGAAACTCATCAACCGAAACAGATGTGAGCACAAAGACGGTTTGTAAACCCACAATATAAACTCAGGAATATAAAGCAGACAAGAAGCAAAGGTTAGTTTTAATTCCTGTTTGATGACGTTCAGTTTTATATTAGATAATataaagaaaattaagaaacaCATGACACGTACAGAATATGGCTGTGTGGTTCCACATTCTCCCATAAAACGGTTTGAAGCGGCCGTAATGTTTTCAGCAAAGGCTGCGAACTCTTTCATGCATCATTAACTAAACCGCTGTTTCAAAGACAAGCTATTTTACAACTCTTTTCTTTAAACCCAATTTATAGAGCATGCATAtaatgtacatatatatgtgcagatttgtttgtttaagtCACACTTTGAACTGATCCCACTGAAGGCTGCTCGTGTCCCAGAGTCAAAGGTTTGAGTTTCCGTTCACGTTGACCCTCCTGCTCACCGCTCTCATAGGTGAAGACCTGAATAACTGCGGTTTAAGCAGGTACCAGGAGAAATCTCCTGCTGAGCTGAGAAGAAAATTACACGCTGGCACGTCATACATGTTTTCACTTACAGAGACTGTCAGTCTGAAGAAGTGCAGGGAAGCTCACCGGCCATCCAGAAGTGTGTGGGATtaaagcagcagctggtggGAATCTACAGCTCTCACAgtcttttcctgctgcagcagctgtttttggaTTTCAGATGTAACTGTAATCATGgaattacagtaatttaattCTGATTAAGTCATGATTACTTGTAATTGTGACGGCTGTTTTTGCATCTTTGTGCCCTGCTGCTTTTTTAATCAAGACATTTGTTTATGGCTTTCATCTCTGTGATTATGGCAGCAGTTTTGTGATTGCAGTAAATGTGACTGTGTAATCATGTTGTCTCTGACACTGCCACAATGCTCGTTGTGTTTTcgtgttttgtgtctttgacaGCTCTTTGTgtattcttgtttgttttttttctaacagcCACTGTctgtaattgtgtttttttttctttgttcatttcataATCACACATCTGTGTAAGTGTAATTCGTCCGTAACTGTGCTGACATGAGTGACTGACGTGCTAATGTGCTAATAATGCTGAGTGCATGTGCAGACAAATTCCCAACACACCATACATGCCCTTATTTTATTAACCCAAAGAGGCTGCAATTACCCAGAGTGCACTGACAGTCACAAAACCTGCGTTTAATTGCAGAGAGAGCGGAGCGCCCAGCGTTTTACTTCATTAAAGTAAAAGCCCCACGCCGAGCAGTCAAATTAGCAGTAAATACACATTTGCAGAGCAGAAAGCTCGCGCAAGTCAGACTAAAGAGCGAGACTGTAAATAAGCAGGAATTACTGGTGTTAACCGACGTGTGGACTCTGTTAAAAGGGAGCATCAGAGGACAGCTGTTAGTCTTTAGTCCTCACCGCTGGATTTTAATCCCAGAGACCAGAAACCACCAGAAAATATCTCCGTCATTCAAACATCACCTTCCAaactgtagtttaaaaaaaaaatgaaaaagacaaacaacaattggaaataacaacaaatcaaaacaaattacGTGCCATAACAAACGTTTGTCATCATCTAGGACAACAAGTGCTCTCTGACCTGACATAACGTATTTTGGGAACTTGCTGACTCGACTGACGCTTTTTGCAGTTTGAGGAAATTAGACGTCACCACCTCCAAACCAATGAAATGCCTTAAACATTATCACTGAAACATCCCTCACAGTTGCTCCTGATTAAATCTGCAGATTTTACATTAAACTGCTCACCATCCTTTCAGATGTGACAGGTGGCTGTATGTTAGTTTTAACTGGTAAACACCATCAGGGCCATAAGTGCACAGTTGGTCCTCTTCACACCCCCACTGATGGCCCCACTTACATCAACATGTCCTCCTCAGCACCAGCCAGCATCCCTGCATGTGTCATACGATCCCACAGGGACAGGCTGTCAATGTCACGTCCCCAGAACTGACAAAAACTGTTACTGCCGATGTGTCATCGTGCACTTCTCTGTCCTACTGTAACTGAGACGCAGAGACGCTGTCGATGCCTTAATGCAGAACAGGGTGTGattttaaacacaacacaacaatttACTGTCATGTTGTTTTCGTAAATTCTTGGAAACTCAAATTTGGGTCACGTTTTTGTTCCAGGGTAATGATTATTATGAAATGATTATTATGAATCATGGTTAGTGTTCGTaacaatgaataaatacatttaaatccTTGTGAATCAAATcgaacagcatgaaaacatttgtgtgtctgtgcagggaCAGGGGGAGGTTTCAGCGAGAGGCTCAGCCATGGAGGGGGACTGCCTCAGCTGTATGAAGTACCTGATGTTCATCTTCAACTTCTTCATCTTTGTGAGTTCAgcactttctctgcttttttcttctgttgttttgaaATCAGACTGAAATCAAAGGTGAGCAGATGATTTGAGAAGGTTTTGGAAGATCAAAATGAGCAGAGCGTCTCCTAGGATGGAAAAATAAGAACATGGTTCCTGATCAGTGGACATGAGATGCAGGATGAACTGATGACTTTAattcttgtgtttttactgtagttaacagatcagctgcagaacaaaatCAGGATATAATTTATAAGTCAAACTATgacaagtgaaaataaaataattcaacaATTTATGATGTGATTTTATGTCAGAAATAAGGTTGATGAGCAGCCTGCAGCTTAGACAGGTGTGATGCGTCCGTGCTTTAACTTTCCCAACTGGTTTGTTTTCAGCACGTCAACACTTAGAGCAGTTGTTGAAATGTAAGAGCATTGCTCGTGCATCTTGTCTCCAGAATTTTCTCAGCCGATCAGGGAATCTGAACTAGTACAGCAGAGTCCATTCTGACTGGATAatcacccctctctctcccagctgGGTGGCTCCTTCCTGCTGGGTGTCGGTGTTTGGGTGCTGGTGGACCCGATGGGCTTCAGGGAGATTGTGGCGGCGAACCCCCTGCTGTTCACGGGGGTCTACGTCATCCTGGCCATGGGCAGCATGCTGTTCCTGCTGGGCTTCCTGGGCTGCTGTGGAGCCATCAGAGAGAACaaatgtctgctgctctttgtgAGTCTGCTCAGCTCAAATCTTCAGTTTTCAGATCTCTTTTAGCACATTAGCATATTACTCACATCTCCCACACATGTACATTGTTGAATTGAGTTCAATAGTTTAATAGTCCTTTATATTAATGTGTCAGAAACTCCGATCAGCCTACAAAGGTGGTTAAACCACAAGcagaaaggagggaaacagatttagtttctgtctcttcacagAAACAGCTCTGCCTGTTTGTTATGTAAGACCAGAGTGAGACAATACAACTGCGCCATCTAGAGGAGCTGAGTGTAAAGGTGCAAGACTGGAACAAGATTATTACTCAATATTATCAGTGTTTTTACTCAGTATTTGGACAGGACACTATACTGTACAAACTGAGAccttcagtgtgtttattgtgtatttctgtCGTTTCTATtcaagcttttaatgtgaaaaccTCTCTGTGAGTGATAGTGAAGCATTGATTCAGACAGTCTACGTTcgttgtttgacactgtcccACTGTGATCTTCTCCTAGTTTTTCATgctcatcctcttcatcttcctggCCGAGCTGGCAGCTGCCATCCTGGCTTTCCTCTTCAGGGAGCATGTGAGTGCTGTCTCTGGATCAGGTCACCTTCGTCCGTCCGTCCTCCTTTGAGGTTGTGCAGTGATTTTCTGACTGACCTCTGCACGGGCGTGTTCACTCATGGTGTTCactcagagaaacagctgtaaaaagcctcagtcagagagcagctggagaacatagtgcagcatttagctgctaaagagcctgatatttccctcaggaggtggtggagaccaaaaacagagctaaaacagaGGGAACACTGGGCTTAGATTCATCCTGTATGGTTCTGTATGGTAACTGTGGAGGCTGTAGTTTgcggtgctgttgaactgtattacATTATGCGGgaagtgtttttgttatttgacCTGCTGATAGAAATgtggtggacaaaataaaagaaacacctgtgctgttctacatttactcatttgacAGATGTTTTTGTGAGGAGACTCGACCGAACtgacctgagtctgtgtctctTTAGTTAACCAGAGAGTATTTCACCAGGGAGCTGAAACGTCACTACCAAGGTCACAACAACACCGACGTCTTCACCTCCACATGGAACGCCATCATGACCACGGTGAAGCATCAGTTTTCCAATTACCACTTctccttttgctttttctgacattttaatccCCTCAATATGACAACAATACCATCCATCAGTGCCCAAGACCTACAATCTGCTGTTCCCTCCCATCGTGCTTCTCTGTACAGTTTGATTGCTGTGGCGTGAGTGGTCCCGAGGACTTCGAGGAGAGCCTCTTCAGGCTTCTCAACCCTAATAAGATGGTCCCCGAGGCCTGTTGCCAGAGGAACAGTTACCCCGGAGACATCAGCATGGAGCAGTGTGTGAGCGGCAGCGTGGCCTTCAGACACAACAAGGTCATTAGAgggagcacaaacacacagaatcaaATACACACCAGTGCTacagtttaaaaacacagcagtaaaagtctggtgtgtttattattttagacTAAAAGATTGAACTATTACTACTGATGTATTAAACCTAATTACTGAGATATTTTTCAGTTACAGGACACAGAAAGGAAAGGTTTTCTAaaccttttcatttttacagtgtagctCAAGCATCAAACTATTAAAGTTTTCCaaacaaactataaaaaaaaaaattaaaaatcaccTGTCAAGCTGTAAATtagcacagtttgtttttatagcaTTACATTTTTAAGGAATATTTGAAGGCATAAAAATTTTAATACGGTAAAACAAACATCTGATTCTGATCCTTACtcagttttgatatttttgattTCCTGTGATCATCGTTTGTTCTGTATGCACATTTTTAGCCTCACTGAGTTAAAACCGGCTCTTtttgtatctgtttttttttttcttgcagggCTGTTATTCTGCGATGGTGGACTACTTTGAGACGTACATCTACGCAGCCGGAGCTCTGGCCATCGTGGTGCTGACGATTGAAGTATGTTCTGTGCTTTCTCACTCCTTTCtattaaaatactgaatcatTTATGGCTTTTTCCCTCTTTAAAAAGAGGGATTCAGGACAGTGAGACagattttttaatgacaaaaaagtgtgaaCAACATTATATCTAAAAATCATAGATAACAGCACAAACCACATTTAACCTTCAAAGTAATGTGATGAATTTCTTTGAACGAACACCTGAGGGTCAGGTGAGTTTTCCAGATGTGGAGCTGTGCTCAGTCTGTGAGGAGGCTGATGTTCTGCCTCTGATCCCTGTGCGtctcctctctccagctcttCGCCATGGTGTTCGCAATGTGTTTGTTCAGAGGCATCCAGTAACCACCACATGCAGAGCCGTCGTCATCATCAGCCGTCAGGAAGGCacaagcaggaaaacaaaactgtaaaatatatgaaatgtatttgtaCAGTGATAGTTTATGTGTCTCATTGGTTTCGTGGCATCATTTTGtacttcacagcagcagcagggcgtTCGAGGTTCTGCTTTGGGCAcagtagacacacacaggaagttatCCATGACCTGAGGCTGAGGTTTGGCACCAAGGTCTGCAGTGTGTACTCTAAAGTAAAGGGTTAACACCGGTGATTCGAGGctctacagagaaaacactgagggGCAAACTGAATTATAGATGCTCCTCTCCACACAGAAGTCACTTCAGGACTGATCTGTGTCCAGGAAACTGGCCCTAAAGCTGGAAACACACCACACGACTTATAACCTGATTCATAACTTCATCATTTCACCGTGATGATTGATTTTCAGGATCACGGAACGTCCGCACAGTTCTGCACGAAACAGCGTCCGAACAGTCGGAGCAATGTTTGCTTTTTCACAAACTGTGAAGGTGATCGTTTAGTTTGAGCTGGTCAGCAGTGGAAATCAGATCTCAGCACACTGAGCATCATGCAAGAACATTTCTGTCGTCTTATCATAAACCTCCCCTCACCTCTAACCCTCTGCGTCATGTTtttgtccgtccgtccgtccgtcccaTTCCCGTGAGCGTGAAATCTCAGGAACATTCTGAGGGAGTTTCTTCAAATTTGGACTCAAAGATGAACTGATaagattttggaggtcaaaggtcagaagtcTGAAGATGATGTTACACAGGGCCACTGATTATACGGTGCTTATTCTTCAGGTCATTCATGACTCATCAGACATAAAGTGACAGGAGTCTCTCACCCGTTTATTAAAACCTCAGAATATTAGGGCTTCTgacatattgttttattttctaaatattaCAACATTATTCTGGAAGtattgaaattattttatttttcaaaatactatgacttttatcatttttttttttacataataatcgcaaaatataattcatttttttctgactttcttcttGTAAAAATATTCTGTGAAAATACGGTACTAACATTTTTGCCAG contains:
- the LOC121181637 gene encoding tetraspanin-18-like isoform X1, which encodes MGQGEVSARGSAMEGDCLSCMKYLMFIFNFFIFLGGSFLLGVGVWVLVDPMGFREIVAANPLLFTGVYVILAMGSMLFLLGFLGCCGAIRENKCLLLFFFMLILFIFLAELAAAILAFLFREHLTREYFTRELKRHYQGHNNTDVFTSTWNAIMTTFDCCGVSGPEDFEESLFRLLNPNKMVPEACCQRNSYPGDISMEQCVSGSVAFRHNKGCYSAMVDYFETYIYAAGALAIVVLTIELFAMVFAMCLFRGIQ
- the LOC121181637 gene encoding tetraspanin-18-like isoform X2, coding for MEGDCLSCMKYLMFIFNFFIFLGGSFLLGVGVWVLVDPMGFREIVAANPLLFTGVYVILAMGSMLFLLGFLGCCGAIRENKCLLLFFFMLILFIFLAELAAAILAFLFREHLTREYFTRELKRHYQGHNNTDVFTSTWNAIMTTFDCCGVSGPEDFEESLFRLLNPNKMVPEACCQRNSYPGDISMEQCVSGSVAFRHNKGCYSAMVDYFETYIYAAGALAIVVLTIELFAMVFAMCLFRGIQ